Proteins encoded within one genomic window of Stigmatella aurantiaca:
- the clpB gene encoding ATP-dependent chaperone ClpB: MRLDKYTVKAQEAIQAGQTLARRADNPSYEPEHLAAALLEQKDGIVEPVLRKIGADSKLFAARLGEALEKIPRMQGGESALLSQRLLKTFDKAEDEAKGLKDEFISSEHLLLALTHDKGTVGEVLKSSGVTRDRVMSGLKDVRGSARVTSQDAESTYQALEKYGRDLTASARAGKLDPVIGRDEEIRRCIQVLSRRTKNNPVLIGEPGVGKTAIAEGMARRIVDGDVPESLKNKRLITLDLGSMVAGAKYRGEFEERLKAVLKEVSDAAGEIILFIDEMHTLVGAGKAEGAMDAGNMLKPALARGELHCIGATTLDEYRKHIEKDAALERRFQPVMVGEPSVHDTISILRGLKERYEVHHGVRIQDQALVAAANLSHRYIADRFLPDKAIDLVDEASSRLRIEIDSMPTEIDDIRRKMTQLEIERQGLKKETDPHSQERLGQIEKELANFGERFTSLKAHWDAEKAAITGIRALKEKLEKAKNDQAAAERQGDLNRAAELKFGVLPSLEKEVAAQNAKLAELQKSQKFLKEEVDAEDIAEVVAKWTHIPVSKLLEGEVQKLVKMEDRLADRVIGQRSAIEAVSNAVRRARSGLQDPNRPIGSFIFLGPTGVGKTETAKALAEFLFDDDTSMIRIDMSEYMEKHSVARLVGAPPGYVGYDEGGQLTEAVRRRPYSVILFDEIEKAHHDVFNILLQILDEGRLTDSQGRTVDFKNTVLILTSNIGSQALQEGMAGKETLDERTRGEVMEALRGHFRPEFLNRVDEIVLFEPLKRSEIHRIVDLQLARLQKLMADKRLTLELTDAARNLLGERGYDPTYGARPLKRVIQKHLMDPLALKVLGGEFLPGDHIQADVAGEGLTFGKVLVDNTREGRAPRTA; the protein is encoded by the coding sequence ATGCGACTCGACAAATACACGGTGAAGGCGCAGGAGGCGATCCAGGCGGGTCAGACCCTGGCCCGTCGTGCGGACAACCCCAGCTACGAGCCCGAGCACCTGGCGGCCGCGCTGCTGGAGCAGAAGGACGGCATCGTGGAGCCCGTGCTGCGGAAGATCGGCGCGGACTCGAAGCTGTTCGCGGCGCGGTTGGGTGAGGCGCTCGAAAAGATCCCCCGCATGCAGGGCGGCGAGAGCGCGCTGCTCAGCCAGCGCCTGCTGAAGACGTTCGACAAGGCCGAGGACGAGGCCAAGGGGCTCAAGGACGAGTTCATCTCCTCCGAGCACCTGCTGCTGGCGCTGACGCACGACAAGGGCACGGTGGGCGAGGTGCTCAAGTCCTCCGGCGTCACGCGGGATCGCGTGATGTCCGGCCTGAAGGACGTGCGCGGCTCGGCCCGGGTGACCAGCCAGGACGCGGAGTCCACCTACCAGGCGCTGGAGAAGTACGGCCGCGACCTGACGGCCTCGGCCCGCGCGGGCAAGCTCGATCCGGTCATCGGCCGGGACGAGGAGATCCGCCGCTGCATCCAGGTGCTCAGCCGCCGCACGAAGAACAACCCGGTGCTCATCGGTGAGCCGGGCGTGGGCAAGACGGCCATCGCCGAGGGCATGGCGCGGCGCATCGTCGATGGAGACGTGCCCGAGAGCCTGAAGAACAAGCGGCTCATCACCCTGGACCTGGGCTCCATGGTGGCCGGCGCGAAGTACCGCGGCGAGTTCGAGGAGCGCCTCAAGGCGGTCCTCAAGGAAGTGTCCGACGCGGCCGGTGAAATCATCCTGTTCATCGACGAGATGCACACCCTGGTGGGCGCGGGCAAGGCCGAGGGCGCGATGGACGCGGGCAACATGCTCAAGCCGGCGCTGGCGCGCGGCGAGCTGCACTGCATCGGCGCCACCACGCTGGATGAGTACCGCAAGCACATCGAGAAGGACGCGGCCCTGGAGCGGCGCTTCCAGCCGGTCATGGTGGGCGAGCCCTCCGTGCACGACACCATCAGCATCCTGCGCGGCCTGAAGGAGCGCTACGAGGTGCACCACGGCGTGCGCATCCAGGACCAGGCCCTGGTGGCCGCCGCCAACCTCTCGCACCGCTACATCGCCGACCGGTTCCTGCCCGACAAGGCGATCGACCTGGTGGACGAGGCCTCCAGCCGGCTGCGCATCGAGATCGACTCGATGCCCACGGAGATCGACGACATCCGCCGGAAGATGACCCAGCTGGAGATCGAACGGCAGGGCCTGAAGAAGGAGACGGATCCGCACTCCCAGGAGCGGCTGGGCCAGATCGAGAAGGAGCTGGCCAACTTCGGCGAGCGCTTCACCTCGCTCAAGGCGCACTGGGACGCGGAGAAGGCGGCCATCACGGGCATCCGCGCGCTGAAGGAGAAGCTGGAGAAGGCCAAGAACGACCAGGCGGCGGCCGAGCGTCAGGGCGACCTGAACCGCGCCGCGGAGCTGAAGTTCGGCGTCCTGCCCTCGCTGGAGAAGGAGGTGGCGGCGCAGAACGCGAAGCTGGCCGAGCTCCAGAAGAGCCAGAAGTTCCTCAAGGAGGAGGTGGACGCGGAGGACATCGCCGAGGTGGTGGCCAAGTGGACGCACATCCCGGTGTCCAAGCTCCTGGAGGGTGAGGTCCAGAAGCTGGTGAAGATGGAGGACCGGCTGGCGGACCGGGTCATTGGGCAGCGCAGCGCCATCGAGGCGGTGTCCAACGCGGTGCGCCGCGCGCGCAGCGGGTTGCAGGATCCAAACCGGCCCATCGGCTCGTTCATCTTCCTGGGCCCCACGGGCGTGGGAAAGACCGAGACGGCCAAGGCGCTCGCGGAGTTCCTCTTCGATGACGACACCTCGATGATCCGCATCGACATGTCCGAGTACATGGAGAAGCACTCCGTGGCCCGGCTCGTCGGCGCGCCTCCGGGCTACGTCGGCTACGACGAGGGCGGCCAGCTCACCGAGGCCGTGCGGCGGCGGCCCTACTCCGTCATCCTGTTCGACGAAATCGAGAAGGCGCACCACGATGTCTTCAACATCCTGCTGCAGATTCTCGACGAGGGCCGGCTGACGGACAGCCAGGGCCGCACGGTGGACTTCAAGAACACGGTGCTCATCCTGACCTCCAACATCGGCTCCCAGGCGCTGCAGGAGGGCATGGCGGGCAAGGAGACGCTGGACGAGCGGACGCGGGGCGAGGTGATGGAGGCGCTGCGAGGGCACTTCCGGCCCGAGTTCCTCAACCGCGTGGACGAGATCGTCCTCTTCGAGCCGCTCAAGCGCTCGGAGATCCACCGCATCGTCGACCTGCAGCTGGCGCGGCTCCAGAAGCTGATGGCGGACAAGCGGCTGACGCTGGAGCTGACGGACGCGGCGCGCAACCTCCTGGGCGAGCGGGGGTATGACCCGACGTATGGGGCGCGGCCCCTGAAGCGCGTCATCCAGAAGCACCTGATGGACCCGCTGGCGCTCAAGGTGCTGGGCGGTGAGTTCCTGCCGGGAGACCACATCCAGGCGGATGTCGCCGGCGAGGGGCTTACCTTCGGCAAGGTGCTCGTGGACAACACCCGCGAGGGCCGGGCCCCCCGGACCGCCTGA
- a CDS encoding sigma-70 family RNA polymerase sigma factor, which yields MVEPFTLATTFLNNAPSRVTGADDVAALEALLRRAWDTARAPWPRVAVPPEVFVRHLSLKLSSTELAGPVAGLLEQLVLPDLYLACACGQEVPGALQALEHHYLGKVPQLLGYLRLPEPILDDVCQLVRIHLLVGTAESRPRLMEYTGRGALLSWLRVIAVRMALKQGGVAREVPEENVLTIVEALSEPGTNAELDLIKRRYHREFRQAVREAVISLTRDQRHLLRLHFIDRLSTTEMGPLFRVNQSTISRWIKSARHTVFEGTKSRLKERLRLSSGEFDSLLAAIESHFDEGFSQVLDDDDDDDDDEGT from the coding sequence ATGGTGGAGCCGTTCACCCTCGCCACAACATTTCTGAACAACGCCCCTTCCCGTGTCACCGGTGCCGATGATGTGGCTGCGCTGGAGGCCTTGCTGCGCCGCGCTTGGGACACCGCGCGGGCGCCGTGGCCCCGTGTGGCGGTGCCCCCGGAGGTCTTTGTACGGCACCTCTCGCTGAAGCTCTCCAGCACCGAGCTGGCGGGACCGGTCGCGGGTCTGCTGGAGCAACTGGTGCTGCCAGACCTCTATCTCGCCTGTGCCTGTGGGCAGGAGGTGCCGGGAGCCCTGCAGGCGCTGGAGCATCACTACCTGGGCAAGGTGCCCCAGTTGCTGGGATACCTCCGGCTGCCGGAGCCCATCCTGGATGATGTCTGCCAGCTCGTGCGCATCCATCTGCTGGTGGGGACGGCCGAATCGCGCCCCCGGCTCATGGAATACACGGGCCGGGGGGCGTTGCTGAGCTGGCTCCGGGTCATCGCGGTTCGCATGGCCCTCAAGCAGGGAGGCGTGGCCCGCGAGGTGCCCGAGGAGAACGTGCTGACGATCGTCGAGGCCCTGTCGGAGCCGGGCACGAACGCGGAGCTGGATCTGATCAAGCGCCGCTACCACCGGGAGTTCCGGCAGGCGGTGCGCGAGGCCGTCATATCGCTCACCCGGGACCAGCGGCACCTGCTGCGGCTGCACTTCATCGACCGGCTGTCGACCACCGAGATGGGGCCGCTCTTCCGGGTCAACCAGTCGACGATCTCCCGCTGGATCAAGAGCGCCCGGCACACCGTGTTCGAGGGCACGAAGAGCCGCTTGAAAGAGCGGCTCCGGCTGTCCTCCGGCGAGTTCGACAGCCTCCTGGCCGCCATCGAGAGCCACTTCGACGAGGGCTTCAGCCAGGTACTGGATGACGATGACGATGACGACGACGATGAGGGGACGTAG
- a CDS encoding bifunctional serine/threonine-protein kinase/formylglycine-generating enzyme family protein — protein MTDELLAELIDGRLPPEELSRVHHHAEACADCHALLVTVVRGGVQPQELDEPPLEGPKTLEPEPFSELPEKAWVPPDTFDEFRLVQLLGRGAMGVVYLAHDTSLDRQVAVKFIASHQPNARALEHFRIEVRAIARVQHPNVVTAFRVGDVAGRPYLVSEYLAGQSLADMPLPMPWRRARVMGLGMARGLAAAHRQGVLHRDLKPANVFLTAEGEVKLLDFGLAELFDGKPGSGTPGTRTLAGTPRYMAPELFQGQLATPQSDLYSLGVVLYELCTGALPSPPRALRPKGNGPPEPLPADVPASAGAPSLPDRVPGIDLDFAALIERCLHLDPSERFASAEALRVELERLGPFQETDSLPDASPYQGLASFEAEHRALFFGRDTDIRAVLDRLRRHPLVLIAGDSGVGKSSLCRAGILPRVTQGALDDFLDFRPLTLTPGRQPLAVLAAMLAPVLHRTEAELMDRFTGTPGWLGAALRALAPDGHGVLVFVDQAEELVTLSEPAQALRFAELLNELALPSPGVRVLLTVRGDFLTRLGALPGMDSAIERSLYLLQRLKPAGIREAIVGPARSRGVSFESEALLQTLIDQTSQGAGSLPLLQFTLTELWERRDTARACITQASLEAMGGVVGALSRHADHVLSRLKPSEQHDVRRLLSRLITPEGTRGEQSEAELTEGSPEARATLQVLIEGRLLHARAADGGTHYEIAHEALISSWGTLRRWLNEDAAQRVLRQRLELASAEWERAQRSSDLLWRSRQLKESQAIDLLSLRDRERDFLQASRKAARRHRNSLILGTALLVLVLAGLYAVPRLLEHRTKLHAFQTLLAAAAVELQQGKTFAQRALTRREEAISLFDAPSSMKHLAEDKWEQVLEDSKQARLHLAASEQKLEDALELFYRHPEAHKRLIETTHERLVLAERFHERDERSRLTEKYKRLTSSDPLLKGALEVPAKLEIETIPSGAFVELAFAGSPSETPRRAPADPSEYRPLNRTPVSPLPLQAGTYHLRITGKGSPPVYVPLWLEREEHARIHLVLPTAVPQGYAYVPPGCFFMGSADIEDLRSFVESPPIYRKCLSHGFFIGRTEVTFGEWVEYLEAQRPNAPERQFLAKSRSNEGSTLSLRQLPDGQWQFSFQLFGGKALTARGNGKIQYPGREKNQAQSWRHLPLAGVAPEELQGYLAWLDRSGRVKGARLCTELEWTRAARGADDRRFPHGHKLKPTEANIDRTYGRKRDAYGPDEAGLHAASESPWGVRDMAGNVFEITQIEVGEAREFLLKGGAWYYPEASALIFTREAIPADHWDTRAGVRVCASLPAP, from the coding sequence TTGACCGACGAGCTTCTCGCGGAACTGATTGATGGCCGCCTTCCTCCGGAGGAGCTCTCCCGCGTGCATCACCACGCGGAGGCCTGCGCCGACTGCCATGCCTTGCTGGTCACGGTGGTTCGCGGAGGCGTGCAACCCCAGGAGCTTGACGAGCCCCCGCTGGAGGGCCCTAAGACCCTGGAACCGGAGCCCTTCTCCGAACTCCCGGAAAAAGCCTGGGTCCCTCCGGACACGTTTGATGAATTCCGCCTCGTGCAGCTGCTCGGCCGGGGGGCGATGGGCGTCGTCTACCTCGCGCACGACACCTCCCTGGACAGGCAAGTCGCGGTCAAGTTCATCGCCTCGCATCAGCCCAACGCCCGGGCCCTCGAACACTTTCGAATCGAGGTGCGTGCCATCGCGCGGGTACAGCATCCCAACGTCGTCACCGCCTTTCGCGTGGGAGACGTAGCGGGCCGGCCCTACCTCGTCTCCGAGTACCTGGCCGGACAGAGTCTGGCGGACATGCCGCTGCCCATGCCCTGGCGGCGGGCGCGGGTGATGGGATTGGGCATGGCCCGGGGCCTCGCGGCGGCCCATCGCCAGGGCGTGCTGCACCGCGACCTCAAGCCCGCCAATGTGTTTCTTACCGCCGAAGGCGAGGTGAAGCTGCTCGACTTTGGTCTGGCCGAACTCTTCGATGGAAAACCGGGGAGCGGAACGCCTGGCACCCGCACCCTGGCGGGCACCCCGAGGTACATGGCGCCCGAGCTCTTCCAGGGCCAGCTTGCAACCCCCCAGAGTGATCTCTATTCATTGGGTGTCGTCCTCTACGAACTGTGTACGGGAGCGCTCCCCTCCCCACCTCGCGCGCTTCGCCCGAAGGGCAACGGCCCGCCCGAACCCCTTCCCGCGGACGTGCCTGCCTCGGCTGGAGCGCCCTCGCTCCCAGATCGGGTGCCGGGCATCGACCTTGACTTCGCCGCGCTCATCGAGCGCTGTCTCCACCTGGACCCATCCGAGCGCTTCGCCTCCGCGGAAGCGCTTCGTGTCGAATTGGAGCGGCTCGGGCCCTTCCAGGAAACGGACAGTCTCCCGGACGCCAGCCCCTACCAGGGCCTGGCCTCGTTTGAAGCGGAGCACCGCGCGCTCTTCTTTGGCCGCGACACCGATATTCGCGCCGTGCTCGACCGGCTGCGCCGGCACCCCTTGGTCCTCATCGCGGGCGACTCGGGCGTGGGCAAATCCTCCCTGTGCCGCGCCGGCATCCTGCCCCGCGTCACCCAAGGGGCGCTCGATGACTTCCTGGACTTTCGTCCCCTGACGTTGACGCCGGGCCGTCAGCCCCTCGCGGTACTTGCCGCCATGCTGGCCCCCGTCCTTCACCGGACCGAGGCCGAGCTCATGGACCGGTTCACCGGAACACCGGGCTGGCTCGGCGCCGCGCTCCGGGCCCTCGCCCCAGACGGCCATGGGGTGCTCGTGTTCGTCGATCAGGCAGAAGAACTCGTGACCCTGAGCGAGCCGGCGCAGGCGCTCCGCTTCGCGGAGCTGCTCAACGAACTGGCCCTGCCCTCGCCCGGCGTCCGGGTGCTGCTCACGGTCCGCGGCGACTTTCTCACCCGGCTGGGTGCGTTGCCCGGCATGGATTCGGCCATTGAGCGCTCGCTCTACCTGCTTCAGCGCCTCAAGCCCGCAGGGATCCGCGAGGCCATCGTCGGCCCCGCGCGCAGCCGAGGCGTGAGCTTCGAATCCGAAGCGCTCCTGCAGACCCTGATTGACCAGACCTCTCAGGGCGCGGGCAGCCTGCCCCTGCTCCAGTTCACGCTGACCGAGCTGTGGGAGCGCCGCGATACCGCGCGGGCGTGCATCACCCAGGCTTCCCTGGAGGCCATGGGGGGCGTGGTGGGCGCGCTCTCCCGGCATGCCGACCACGTGCTCTCCCGGCTCAAGCCCTCGGAGCAGCACGACGTCCGCCGCCTCCTGAGCCGCCTCATCACACCTGAAGGCACGCGCGGCGAGCAAAGCGAGGCCGAACTCACGGAAGGATCCCCGGAAGCCCGCGCCACGCTCCAGGTTCTCATCGAGGGCCGGTTGCTCCACGCGCGCGCCGCGGACGGTGGGACCCACTACGAAATCGCACACGAGGCACTGATTTCCAGTTGGGGAACCCTGCGCCGCTGGCTCAACGAAGACGCCGCGCAACGGGTGCTCCGGCAGCGCCTGGAGCTGGCCAGCGCTGAGTGGGAGCGTGCCCAGCGTTCCAGCGACCTGCTGTGGCGTTCGCGCCAACTCAAGGAGTCCCAGGCCATCGACTTGCTCAGCTTGAGAGACCGTGAGCGCGACTTCCTCCAGGCGTCCCGGAAAGCCGCGCGCCGCCACCGCAACAGCCTCATCTTGGGCACGGCGCTGCTGGTCTTGGTTCTGGCAGGGCTCTACGCAGTGCCTCGTCTGCTAGAGCACAGGACCAAGCTACATGCTTTCCAGACACTGCTGGCAGCCGCCGCAGTGGAGCTCCAGCAGGGGAAGACCTTCGCTCAACGGGCTCTCACCCGCCGCGAGGAAGCCATCTCCCTGTTCGACGCCCCGTCCTCGATGAAGCACCTGGCGGAGGACAAGTGGGAACAGGTCCTGGAGGATTCCAAGCAAGCCCGTCTCCATCTCGCGGCGTCAGAGCAGAAGCTCGAAGATGCGCTTGAGCTTTTCTACCGGCATCCTGAGGCCCACAAGCGGCTCATCGAGACGACACACGAACGGCTCGTTCTAGCCGAGCGCTTCCATGAGCGGGACGAACGCAGCCGACTCACCGAGAAGTACAAAAGGCTGACGTCCAGTGACCCACTCCTGAAAGGAGCACTCGAAGTTCCCGCGAAACTGGAAATCGAAACCATTCCCTCCGGAGCCTTCGTGGAGTTGGCCTTCGCCGGGAGTCCTTCGGAAACGCCCCGCCGTGCCCCTGCCGACCCCAGCGAGTACCGCCCCCTCAACAGAACACCCGTTTCACCGTTGCCCCTGCAAGCCGGCACCTATCACCTCCGCATTACGGGAAAAGGCAGCCCCCCTGTGTACGTGCCGCTCTGGCTCGAAAGGGAAGAGCACGCACGCATTCACCTGGTGCTCCCCACCGCTGTTCCCCAAGGCTATGCCTACGTTCCACCTGGCTGCTTTTTCATGGGGAGCGCCGACATCGAGGATCTGCGGTCTTTCGTGGAAAGTCCTCCCATCTACCGGAAGTGCCTGTCCCACGGCTTCTTCATTGGAAGAACCGAAGTGACGTTCGGAGAGTGGGTCGAATATCTGGAGGCCCAACGCCCCAACGCCCCAGAGCGCCAATTCCTCGCGAAGTCACGGTCCAATGAGGGAAGCACCCTATCCCTGCGGCAATTGCCCGATGGCCAATGGCAATTCTCGTTTCAACTGTTTGGTGGAAAAGCCCTGACTGCCCGAGGCAACGGCAAGATCCAGTATCCCGGCCGGGAAAAGAATCAGGCGCAGAGCTGGCGCCATTTGCCTCTCGCAGGCGTCGCCCCCGAGGAACTCCAGGGTTATCTCGCCTGGCTGGACCGCTCGGGGCGTGTGAAAGGCGCGCGGCTGTGCACCGAGTTGGAATGGACCCGTGCGGCGCGCGGGGCCGATGACCGCCGGTTCCCTCACGGACACAAACTCAAGCCCACGGAGGCCAACATCGACAGGACCTATGGCCGCAAGCGTGATGCCTACGGACCGGACGAAGCTGGCTTACACGCGGCTTCCGAGAGCCCATGGGGCGTGCGCGACATGGCAGGCAATGTCTTCGAGATCACCCAGATCGAAGTGGGGGAGGCCCGTGAATTCCTGCTGAAAGGTGGCGCCTGGTACTACCCAGAGGCCTCTGCGTTGATCTTCACGCGCGAAGCCATCCCAGCCGATCACTGGGATACACGGGCCGGTGTGCGTGTCTGTGCTTCCCTGCCAGCCCCCTGA
- a CDS encoding ADYC domain-containing protein translates to MLWGTTRQNTAQEMSSVLATVALDGVTLEGTPIKGMSLEKGVLAAPGGKPEELVGAIFQGAASDGTRTEVAVCSAEPVAQDPSVLSYRIEIWDKKKESWENPCIANSHAPKPKALALKGLWDKRGAHQDKPGTFTFACENGVIAKCVHWGYKPWDTKDGQPLQALHQACTRMARADYCGNGRSHTREDNIIDLYDAFGIQARTTTASAHWNPSKISFEAAWGPDGASCLARTREGQALEAILKECPGRFETGAKDLGEGDQCQVRRKSQRTETALLRNQSYDKERASAAASR, encoded by the coding sequence ATGCTGTGGGGCACCACGAGACAGAACACCGCCCAGGAGATGAGCAGTGTGCTGGCCACCGTCGCGCTGGACGGGGTGACGTTGGAGGGCACGCCGATCAAGGGCATGTCCCTGGAGAAAGGCGTCCTGGCAGCCCCCGGCGGGAAGCCCGAGGAGCTCGTGGGCGCCATCTTCCAGGGAGCGGCCAGTGATGGCACCCGGACCGAGGTCGCGGTGTGCAGCGCCGAGCCGGTGGCCCAGGATCCGTCCGTCCTCTCCTACCGCATCGAGATCTGGGACAAGAAGAAGGAGTCCTGGGAGAACCCCTGCATCGCGAACTCGCACGCGCCCAAGCCCAAGGCGCTCGCCCTGAAGGGCCTCTGGGACAAGCGGGGCGCGCACCAGGACAAGCCGGGCACGTTCACCTTCGCCTGCGAGAACGGCGTCATCGCCAAGTGCGTCCACTGGGGCTACAAGCCCTGGGACACGAAGGATGGCCAGCCGCTCCAGGCCCTGCACCAGGCCTGCACGCGCATGGCCCGGGCGGACTACTGCGGCAATGGGCGCAGCCACACCCGCGAGGACAACATCATCGACCTGTATGATGCCTTCGGCATCCAGGCCCGGACCACCACGGCCTCCGCCCACTGGAACCCCAGCAAGATCTCCTTCGAGGCGGCCTGGGGCCCTGACGGGGCCTCGTGCCTGGCGCGCACCCGCGAGGGACAGGCGTTGGAGGCGATCTTGAAGGAGTGCCCCGGTCGCTTCGAGACCGGAGCGAAGGATCTCGGCGAGGGAGACCAGTGCCAGGTGCGGCGCAAGTCCCAGCGCACCGAGACGGCGCTGCTGAGAAACCAATCCTACGACAAGGAGCGCGCCAGCGCCGCCGCGAGCCGCTAG
- a CDS encoding arginine repressor codes for MDLDEAILRLLEAHEITDQAVLQQLLEGEGQAPSQSTLSRHLKRLSVQKVNGRYQRVERAPAPPVRATVMEAPPNMLVLKTAPGYAQIVGVMVDRAVGMEGVAGTIAGDDTVFIAVKHPSRLGEVREQLEQSLRLMP; via the coding sequence ATGGATCTGGACGAAGCGATCCTCCGGTTGCTGGAGGCCCACGAGATCACGGACCAAGCGGTGCTTCAGCAGTTGCTGGAGGGGGAGGGACAGGCGCCGAGCCAGTCCACGCTCTCCCGGCACCTCAAGCGCCTGTCCGTCCAGAAGGTGAATGGACGCTACCAACGCGTGGAGCGGGCTCCTGCGCCCCCGGTGCGAGCCACGGTGATGGAGGCGCCGCCGAACATGCTCGTGCTCAAGACGGCGCCGGGCTACGCGCAGATTGTCGGGGTGATGGTGGACCGCGCGGTGGGCATGGAAGGGGTGGCCGGCACCATCGCGGGGGACGACACGGTGTTCATCGCGGTGAAGCACCCCTCGCGGCTGGGAGAGGTGCGGGAGCAGCTTGAGCAGTCCCTCCGGCTGATGCCCTGA
- a CDS encoding N-acetylornithine carbamoyltransferase yields the protein MKHLTHIRDLGPEGVETILAKAAAWKGKPAEPLFLGRILGMVFFNPSLRTRASFESVMLRGSGNAIVLDVGNGVWKLEDRPGAIMNQDRAEHIKEAAPVLSRFVDMLGVRTFSAGGDDEQDEEDPVISAFRRHVTVPLVSMESAREHPCQGLADVLTLRENFGSTKKLPVTLTWAPHIKPLPKAVPNSFLLTAAAAGCEVRVAHPPGFELHPAVRAEAEAYAKATGGSVTYTHDQNEALAGSRAVYAKSWGPATRSAHTAGDVSALLASHADWMPTRRTLSRAAADALFLHCLPVRRNVEVADEVLDHPSSRVIDEAENRFHVQRSILSWLLSA from the coding sequence ATGAAGCACCTGACCCACATCCGGGATCTCGGCCCTGAAGGCGTCGAGACGATTCTGGCGAAGGCCGCCGCCTGGAAGGGCAAGCCCGCCGAGCCGCTGTTCCTGGGCCGCATCCTGGGCATGGTGTTCTTCAACCCCTCGCTGCGCACGCGCGCCTCGTTCGAGTCGGTGATGCTGCGCGGCAGCGGCAACGCCATCGTCCTGGACGTGGGCAACGGCGTGTGGAAGCTGGAGGACCGCCCCGGGGCCATCATGAATCAGGACCGCGCCGAGCACATCAAGGAGGCCGCGCCCGTGCTGTCGCGCTTCGTGGACATGCTCGGGGTGCGCACCTTCTCGGCCGGTGGGGACGACGAGCAGGACGAGGAGGATCCGGTCATCTCCGCCTTCCGCCGCCACGTCACCGTGCCCCTGGTGAGCATGGAGTCCGCGCGGGAGCACCCCTGCCAGGGGCTCGCGGACGTGCTCACGCTGCGCGAGAACTTCGGCTCCACGAAGAAGCTGCCGGTGACGCTCACCTGGGCGCCCCACATCAAGCCGCTGCCCAAGGCGGTGCCCAACTCCTTCCTGCTCACCGCCGCGGCGGCCGGCTGCGAGGTGCGCGTGGCGCATCCTCCCGGCTTCGAGCTGCACCCGGCGGTGCGCGCCGAGGCGGAGGCCTACGCCAAGGCCACGGGCGGCAGCGTCACCTACACGCATGACCAGAACGAGGCCCTGGCGGGCAGCCGCGCCGTCTACGCCAAGTCCTGGGGCCCGGCCACGCGCTCGGCGCACACCGCCGGGGACGTGTCCGCGCTGCTGGCCTCCCACGCGGACTGGATGCCCACGCGCCGCACCCTGTCGCGCGCCGCCGCGGACGCGCTGTTCCTCCACTGCCTTCCCGTGCGCCGCAACGTCGAGGTCGCCGACGAGGTGCTGGACCACCCGTCCAGCCGCGTCATCGACGAGGCGGAGAACCGCTTCCACGTCCAGCGCTCCATCCTCTCCTGGCTGCTGTCGGCCTGA